caaaaagttaacccaagaaaattgtgtgtggaatagtgaattttggctaAACAAAATTGATTAAACCAACAAGAAATTTCTAAAAGCACAATAGAATGAtgcaacattttcataatacatttataattttgttatattatattttaatttgtaaagaattgacaacTCAgcagttttaaaaatattatgatgaCATCAAAATGTCCTAAcaattttcacacaaaaaaatgcTATATATCCTtgatatttttacaacaaattctaaatagtaGGTTACTACAAGTTGTTATTTGTGGGCAAAAAAGTAgtttcattggtaagtttaaattagaactaataacaatttaccacatctgatttgttatgaaagtgttgtgaaaataattgtggatgtagcacttatttttcacaatacttttatttttagttatggtTGGTTCCagtatgattttttattattttattttgacttataataAGTTAACaactcaacaattgtgaaaatattgtgccaATTTGtggtgttaatattttattataatgtgaaatagcgcaaattgaacaaatcaaaaataatatagcaaaatCTATTATAGCTTTATGCgttcacaaaaaaagaaaaaaagcagcAGTcagcaaaacaataaaaattgaacaaacTAAAACTACTGTAGCGAAATAAATGTAACTCATCCgattaactaattttatatataaaaatatatatttcacttacaatgtaaatttatattgtaaacacataaaaattgacAAATGATGTtcacatttgcaaaatttgtacaattttttttttttttttttttttttttttttgcaaatgtatataatattttccaCTTTCTGTGTGTATACAATGTAAACTTACATTACAAGTATAAGGTAAACACATaaagatcattaaaaaaaaaaaaaaagctcaaaacaAATAGGAgatcttgaagaaaaaaaaaaaggaaaaaggaaaaagacaaCTCGCTAAATCAAAAATACTGTTCATAACACTTTTCATGAGCCTATTGGCTCTTTTTATGTATAGATATTCTTAATAATAGGAGGAATAGCATTGAAGTTGTAAAAGCAAGAGAGTCAagaagggtttttattttatttttatttttaacctGTAGAAGCTGTTTAACCTTAAATCTATTGACTGGTTAAAAATGCTGtgataaatatatagatttatgTTAATAATGTAGTAGAGGAGGGATAAAGAGAGAACTAAGAAATTCAGATTCATGAAAAGAGAAGGAGATTGGTAAATAGAAGTCATGCTAAACCATAGTAATAACAGTCAATAGAATCAATACAAAAGACTTGATTTGGACAAATTGTAAGATACACATAAGAAAgactaaacttatttttaagaCAAGACTCATTGACTAAAACCACATTTCTAAGGGGCATTAAACTTCTAAGGACTGAGCTTAATaccaaattatttttattttacctaaAATGCATGTtacatattttgttaaaaaacttattgttactttatctaaagaaattgattagaaaaaataaattgttgtcTCTATCAACTGAAACTTAGATGTATGttgcatgttgcatgttttgttaaaaaaacttattattattttatctaatgagattgataaaaataaataagttgttGACATTATGACCAACTAAACCTTAaatgcatgttgcatgttttgttaaagcaattattgttattttatctaaaatgcaTGCTACATGTTTAGTTTAAAaaacttattgttactttatctaaagaaattgataagaaaaaataaattgttgtctttatcaactaaaatttagatgcatgttgcatattttgttaaaacacttattgttattttatttaaagaaattgataaggaATAATTAGTTGTTGTCTTTATCTACTTAAACTTAgatgcatgttgcatgttttgttaaaacatttattgttattttatctaaaatgcatgttgcatgttttgttaagaAACTTATTGTtagtttatctaaaaaattgataagaataaataaattattgtctTTATCAACTGAAACTTAGATGCATGTTGCATGTTCTTTTAAaacactttttattattatatttaaagaaattgataagagCAAATAAGTTTGTCTTTATGAACTTAAACTTGGATGCATGTTACAtgttattttaaaacatttatttttattttatttagaatgCATGTAGCATGTTTTGTTGAAACACTTATTGCCACTTTATctaaggaaatttattttgagaaacactttatttaaagaaattgataagaataaataagttgTTATCTATACCAACTAAAACTTAGATGCATGTTACATGTTTATTGCTGCAATTTAGTGAAGCAATTTAGCACAACCTCGACTTATGagccaaaattttattatataatatatgataatatgatatgatatgatgttTAATTAGGTGATACTATCTCTAGCAATACATAACTTGACATGTACAACAGGACACAAACcgttatatttaaaaaaataaaaaataaaaaaaagaagaacaagcgACATGAAGCTATAGATCACATACATACTCAAATACAtagtataaaatttattttttaaattttaggaaagGATTTTTTCCGCAATAGTTTTGGAATACAAAAAgaactttattatattttcagaatatttatttaaagtctatttctttaaaatatcaaaattttaattggttTTCCAACTAGTGGCCCGGatggtaaaattttaaatggttttCCAACATTTTGCATTAGAATATGAAGTTGGGCGGGGTGATTGTAGAATAGGTTGGAGGGGAAAGGAACTGTATTAAGGGTtagtttggatatcgcttattttgctgaaactgaaaacttattactgaaattattatagataaatgtaaaagttagttaaaatagaacaaaagagttcatgaatagtactaaTAAGTGCAGTGgaatccatgaatagtagcaaaaataagttgataagtaaaataattttaatttttaatctcttcCCAAACGCACTCTAAGGGCctatttggataccgtttattattgagaattaaaaactgaaaacactgtagcaaaataatttttaaatgtgtgaattgTATCATGGGATtcagttttaaagttgttttcctaaaaaaaaaaagtacttgtgagtcccatgaacagtgcacaggacCCACTAAAAAATGTTGGATGCACAAAACGTGCTTGACTTGCCGctatccaaacaaacactaagagcgcgtttggattcggctgaaaAAACTGCGTTTTTGCgttttgtctgtttttttttttttttttttttttttttttttttttcacgcgttttggagcgttttgggtgttgcagctactgttcatgcactgttcaatgaacagtagccgcaaactttgacttttcaaatttttttggaccaatcacagcacatcgtgtactgttcatggacccacaaatttcacttttcagcaactttttcattaaaaatgggtcccacgatactattcacacatttaaaaattatttcactacagtgtttttcagttttcagtttcagttttcagttttcagctgtatccaaacggatcctaagtgtgtgtgtttggcaaaaagtatttttgtcaatttattttactattcagcttatttttgctactatttatattatactttttggtactatttatgggttctacggtactattttagctaatttttatctttatctactgtatttttaataaaaagttttcaacttCAGTAAAATAAATGGATCCAAATAGAAcctaattcttttcttttgtattttgaatCAATTTACAGTGTCCCCAAAGTTTAAGAGATGATGGTTGGTATGGTATTTTAAACAATATCATACATATTTCCACACACCTTTTCACttatacatatttaaaaaaaatacaaacacccTTACAAAGAACATCGTTAGCAAAGGCCACTTTAGTCTTCCTAACTCTGTTTCTTTTACCCTTTAcacacatctctctctctctctctctctggagtGTCTCTCAAAATGTCCCAAATGGGAGAACCACAGATTCTCCAGCGGTGGAAGAACCATCTACCACACGACATCGTACTAAACATCCTGGCTAGACTACCGGTTAAATCAGTGACAAGATTCAGGTGCGTTTGCAAATTCTGGAACTCCTCAATTACCACTCCTTATTTCATCTCCACTCACCTTAATAACAGCAAAAGTAATGATGATAATGATTATGTCATACACATGCCCACGTGGGAAGATAGATGCCGCATAGCAACTTGGGAAGGAAGACCATTAGCCGATACGGTCGCTCCTTCTGACACATTAGTCTGTACGGTTGCTTTGGGTCGCACGTTTGATAGGATTTCTGAGGTTAGAATTCCCTTTGATTTTGATTCTGAGTCTGTCCAAATAGTGGGTTCGTGCAATGGCTTATTGTGCTTTGCCACTTCCGGGGGTAATGTTATATATTTGTGGAACCCCAGCATTAGAATGTTCAAGAGATTGCCTGATACTAAGCGCTTAGGTAAGTTAGACTCTTTTCAACTCGGATTTGCCTATCATTCCGAGAATGATGACTACAAGGTTGTCAGGATTTCACATTCACAATTGCGTATACATGAGATTGTGAGTGAGGTGTACACATTAAGTTCAGATTCATGGAAGAAGGTTGTAATCTCATTGACAATCGGGATTTTCTTCTGGCATCAGAATAATCATTTGCCAGCCCCATTGGTTAGTGGAGCTTTGCACTGGGTGGCAGAAAATCGCGGGGTTGGTGGTAGAGTGATTTTGTCTTTTGACGTCAATAGTGAGACATTAAGAAAACTAGCACTGCCCAAATATTCTACCCATGCCAGTCCCTGGATTGGATTATTCAAGGGGAAACTGGCTTTATCTACCTGGGAGTATAATTATGGAAATTCTGACTTCCAGTACTGCATATGGATGATGAAGGAGTATGGTGTGGTTGAGTCTTGGAATAAGCTTTTTGTTATTGGATCTTTTAAACAGAACATTCATTGGAGTGCCTTAACCAAGGATGGTTCACTTATACTCTGCTTCGTCAATCATCGAGTAGAGAGGACGGGATTTGAGTTTGTATTAATTGACACTGATACTCTGCATGAGAAGAAGGATCCTGATATCACATATCCTTCATATGTAGCTACTTTCAAGGAGAGCCTTCTTTTACTAGATGGAGCAAATGTGGTTTCCTACTAAAAAGATGGTGCTGTGCATGTAAGAATGAAGTCATTAGTAGTATGGATGAAGTCAAACCCTTGTTATTCCTTTTCCTTAAGTTTAGTATTAGGTATGATAGTATTgcaaaaaacttcatttttataCCTGGTTTACATTAAACTTCATTTTtgaatatctttatttttttgcttcttgAACTGTATGGTTTCAAAATCATGGATTAACttgattgttattttttttttcctgggttttGGTAGAATAATTGGCAGGGAGGTGCAAAAAGGAAGAATGAGATGGCTTCGGGCTGGCATTCTGGGTTGAAAGGTGAATTGCTGCCTATATATTTAGGTTGTATTATCAATAAGGTTCTTGAATAAATATCGGGCAGTGTGGAAGGCTGTTAACAAGTAAATGGTCGAATTTTTGGGATGCAAATGTAGCTTCTTTGCCTACATCTTATTTAAGATTCTTGTGTACTTGGGCTACACGCCTTTTttgattaataaatatttttatttatcaattatcttatatatacatacaacTCTTTTAAACTTGCCAGCGGTTAACTGTTCATATGACAAATGTGAAGGAACTGAAGTGTGTTGCTGTAAAGAAATGAGACAGAGAAAGTagaagaataagaaaagaaatgaatgcatagtgagagagaaggagaaagacGCACCAAAAAttaagtgaaaaataaattcaatcttaTTCGAATGCCCCAATTTGTAGTACACTACCAATGACCCAATTGGTCTGATGTCACCTCCTTAGGTACTAAGTACCTTGAGGTTGAGGGGGAAGGGAAGCTGGGAAGTGTTCAGGTAGTAGAGTAGAGATTTctaaccatttcaaaaaaaaaaaaaaaaaaaaaatctatagtgCATTGATTTGTATTTTATACTTGAATCTGTGCGTGTATTGAAGCCAACTAATCCTGTTAGTTGTATAATCTGTTGTAACAAAACATAACAGTAAATGTAATAGACTTTCCACTAGTTCTATCAATCGTAAGTAACACAACTGTAGAAACTGTCTTCAACCAATGATACTACGACATTCGTTTAGCATTATATCATAGGGAGGGAACGATCAGTACTGCTAGGTATAAACGTTTGATGCTTTGTACGACATGCAGTTTGCTTAGTTTTATCATCGCTTGACAAAGATCGACCCAGTGAATTTGAGTGAGCTGCCATTTACTGGCCTAATTACTGCATGATCTTGTGCAACATGTCATATTGTCTCAACAACAAATAGGATGAAGTTGAAGAGACTTCTTTTGGGTGGGGTTGTTGACAAGTTCAGGTTCTTTTTATATGGTTGTAAGGATGTCCATAGTCCATGCTCCTAGTTAATCAAGAGGCTTGGATATTAGAAAAATTACCTTTATTGGCGGTATGTGGAGTCAACAATCCTAAGGTTTCATCCGATTTCACACATTGCTTTGCCGTTAACTTATGATGGGAGTAACATCACTTTTACATGTGTTATCATtgacactatttttattatgcTCCAATAATAACTCGATGTGTTAGTTCGTTGTGTTCCTAGACTTGTTGATGTTtaccttccttttattttattttctatggtAAGAATTGACttccattttaattaattttttttatgacatgagtaataaaatatgtttatatatataaaaaatataacttaaaaagtagttaattccaatttttggatttaattccTTTTGTTCTTCCTACTCACAATTTTTACTAAGGATTGGCTGGTTCTGGGGAAGAAGATTGCCACCTTTGTCAAACAATGCTGACAGTGAGGTGCAGCACCACTGGAATTTACTTAGTTTCTCTGCTAGTGTCTTGACTTGAGGCCACTACAAATGTTCATTACATGCCAAAGCCTtaagcaaaattttctttattgatATAAAGCCATTGCTCTGTACATTTGAAAATGATAACACAGTTTCTCATTAATTCCATCAATTACATTGCCTGGTACAGATGTTCATCACTTTATAATCTCATCAATTCTACAAAAATAGATGAGATAAGGCTCATGCACAATTAAATTAAGTGCTGCACATAATCAAGACTCGTAGCGATCAAAGATCAGAAATGACCTATGAACCTCTTTGGGAAAGTATCAGTATTAAGAGCTGCTGAAGAAGCTGAAGGAGAAGATGACCACAAAGAACTCTTTGGTGATGAAGCTAGCAAGTTTTTTGCACTAACATCTCTGTCTTCTTCATTTATTGTATCCAGCATCTTTCTTGCTTTGTGCCTGATGACACTAATATATTGTGGAGGTGCAACCTCTGTTACAAACCTTGCTAAACGTGAGTTTGCCATCAAGGAGTTAAGTTGAAGCATTAAACAATAGTGGAGAGCACTTGTATTTCTTGTAGGAAGAGGATTTGGTTGTGGATGAGCTTGAACACAAGGTATGGTTGATATTTATAGGTGCATTGCCTAAGCTTTGATTAGGCAGTAGTCCCAATCAGTTTCAACAGTTAGTGCCGCCCCTAGCTTTTGATATTGATTGCATTGGATTCAATCTTGAGGTTTGCATGACATTTCATGAAGATATGTTTTTTGATGGACCATATTTTGGTATGTGCCAATTTATCTAAAAGTATGTTTCTGGATAGGTTCAGTAGCTTCcaaatttgtacttttttgaGCTTAATCCGAAGCAGCACGTGTCAGTGAATGGTTTGGATAAGCAATGAGTGGCAGGATGAGCTGCAAGTGAGTGTACGAGGTTGGTTTGAAAGTGATGCTACCGTTGCTTTTCTTGACAACCTCTTTCCTTCTCCTCGAGGAAAAAGGGGCTAGTTGGCCGCTAGCTGATTCATTTACTGTGAAccatgataaaaattaaaaattaatatacacacacacgcatTAGGGCAGCACGTGCAAGACACGTGCTTGCcgtggaaaaaaatttatgattaaggtcaattctagattttatttctttcacaaaataaagatataaatcatttgatttttaaagtatataaagatttatattaatcaaaaaagatattaattttaagaattatattaattatgtcataaaaagttaatatcatttgtataagaattttgatcaacTACAAAGTTAGGATAGCtgtttaacatataaatatttattttattattatagtttTTTAGTAACTACTTGCTAAAGACAATATATCTACTCTTTAAAAGCATCtaagaatgataatgaatatcatcatcttctaaCAATAAACAATTGAGTTTTgtcaagaattttttattttttatttaaaaggaTATCAAAAGGAATGTGTCATCGAATTTttcattagataaattatatgttttaaaaatttaaacctaGAAATCAAAGTTCTTtagataacaaataaaacaccttATATCATCATTTCAACTTTCTAAGAATTTCTACattttaaaactcaatacataaagaaaatttttgggatgctaaaatttagtaagagta
This genomic stretch from Quercus robur chromosome 4, dhQueRobu3.1, whole genome shotgun sequence harbors:
- the LOC126722488 gene encoding F-box/kelch-repeat protein At3g06240-like, encoding MSQMGEPQILQRWKNHLPHDIVLNILARLPVKSVTRFRCVCKFWNSSITTPYFISTHLNNSKSNDDNDYVIHMPTWEDRCRIATWEGRPLADTVAPSDTLVCTVALGRTFDRISEVRIPFDFDSESVQIVGSCNGLLCFATSGGNVIYLWNPSIRMFKRLPDTKRLGKLDSFQLGFAYHSENDDYKVVRISHSQLRIHEIVSEVYTLSSDSWKKVVISLTIGIFFWHQNNHLPAPLVSGALHWVAENRGVGGRVILSFDVNSETLRKLALPKYSTHASPWIGLFKGKLALSTWEYNYGNSDFQYCIWMMKEYGVVESWNKLFVIGSFKQNIHWSALTKDGSLILCFVNHRVERTGFEFVLIDTDTLHEKKDPDITYPSYVATFKESLLLLDGANVVSY